The Vibrio rhizosphaerae genome includes a region encoding these proteins:
- a CDS encoding DNA-J related domain-containing protein — MSGNQSLQTVFHTQMENPLIWPILEVLKRECSGWKVHTLSTRLSELGYVPELDSSPGKDIFKRNFLIMNALYQLQEMLYPERWLQVEAMDIELRLVSSHVAYFIDQADPLRMYYTDWSNYEASEGEVKRLLNEFWSRYRQYIGQDDNVTDMDRARALRLFELPVDASDTEIRKTWRKLALRWHPDRDNGDSERFRTLCEAWHILRQTAADKMIG; from the coding sequence ATGTCAGGAAATCAGAGCTTACAAACGGTATTCCATACACAGATGGAAAATCCACTGATTTGGCCTATTTTGGAAGTGTTGAAACGTGAATGTTCGGGCTGGAAAGTCCATACGCTTTCAACCCGACTGAGTGAATTAGGGTATGTCCCTGAGTTAGATTCATCACCGGGAAAGGATATCTTCAAACGCAATTTTTTGATTATGAATGCACTCTATCAATTGCAAGAGATGCTTTATCCCGAACGTTGGCTTCAGGTGGAGGCAATGGATATTGAGCTACGTTTGGTCAGTAGTCATGTCGCGTATTTTATTGATCAGGCTGATCCGTTACGCATGTATTACACCGACTGGAGTAATTACGAAGCGAGCGAAGGAGAAGTCAAACGTCTGCTGAATGAGTTCTGGAGTCGCTATCGCCAGTATATTGGTCAGGATGACAATGTGACTGATATGGATCGGGCCAGAGCGTTGCGACTATTTGAATTGCCGGTTGATGCCAGTGATACAGAAATCCGCAAAACATGGCGTAAGTTGGCATTGCGCTGGCATCCGGATCGAGATAACGGCGATTCGGAAAGGTTTCGAACCTTGTGTGAAGCATGGCATATTTTGCGCCAGACGGCAGCGGACAAAATGATAGGGTGA
- the cutA gene encoding divalent-cation tolerance protein CutA, with product MTETPFCMVLTTTNSQAGCQAIVSRLLSAQLVACIQTFPINSHYRWEGEICTDQEILLLMKTQSRHYQAVESAIREVHSYEIPQIIQIPVMDGFQAYLHWVETVTLHPEERG from the coding sequence ATGACTGAAACACCGTTCTGTATGGTGCTGACAACGACGAATAGTCAGGCTGGTTGTCAGGCGATAGTTTCGCGTCTATTGTCTGCACAGTTGGTTGCTTGTATTCAGACATTCCCGATCAATAGCCACTATCGCTGGGAAGGAGAAATTTGTACCGACCAAGAGATCTTGTTGCTGATGAAAACTCAGAGCCGCCATTATCAGGCCGTTGAATCGGCGATTCGGGAAGTTCATTCGTACGAAATACCACAAATTATTCAAATCCCGGTAATGGATGGATTTCAGGCTTACCTGCATTGGGTTGAAACGGTCACACTACATCCGGAAGAGCGGGGATAA
- a CDS encoding carbohydrate porin has translation MISNSAFADDNLRFFGYARYGAAFQDSDEKRVTTAGALNGNATGRLGNEDNGGEFGLTKGYTSDLGDQWDIVVMFDHYSQESWAKSGTGGVKVKKAYASVTNFVDSQPELKVWAGRDFHQRPQTGLNDYFWMTHDGQGAGFYNLNLGGVKLDFGAVGQVQSDLVDDNGRYAITSKLHNINLFDDASVEFYANYGFASKKVQDQPYYSTKAYQLAADFSMSGHHLLFRYADNAKDSVFELTKDQRAWLVSFNGASTISDQAAVEYLAAYQFLDVAGNQDRANYNVIVRPTYNWDSINSTWLEAGYSVVDYKDINAKNSSWKVTFSQNIVIGSQMAARPMLRFYTTLGKADNEFIGFDSKTGNMQSNRLDTLTFGAMFEAWW, from the coding sequence ATGATTTCTAATTCAGCTTTTGCTGATGATAATCTGAGATTCTTTGGATATGCACGCTACGGCGCGGCTTTTCAGGATAGTGATGAAAAGCGTGTTACGACCGCAGGCGCATTAAATGGCAACGCAACCGGTCGGTTAGGTAACGAAGATAATGGCGGAGAATTCGGCTTAACAAAAGGTTATACCAGTGATCTTGGTGACCAGTGGGATATTGTGGTGATGTTTGACCACTATTCTCAGGAATCTTGGGCGAAAAGTGGTACCGGTGGGGTTAAAGTCAAAAAAGCATATGCGAGTGTGACTAATTTTGTTGATTCTCAACCCGAATTAAAGGTCTGGGCGGGACGAGATTTTCATCAACGTCCGCAAACGGGTCTGAATGACTATTTTTGGATGACTCACGACGGACAAGGTGCCGGTTTTTATAATCTGAATCTGGGCGGTGTCAAACTCGACTTTGGTGCGGTCGGTCAAGTCCAAAGTGATCTGGTCGACGACAACGGCAGATATGCGATAACGTCGAAACTTCACAACATCAATCTGTTTGACGATGCATCGGTTGAGTTTTATGCCAACTATGGCTTCGCATCGAAAAAAGTACAAGATCAACCCTATTATAGTACTAAGGCATATCAGTTAGCGGCTGACTTCTCGATGTCTGGTCATCATCTCCTTTTCCGCTATGCTGACAATGCGAAAGATAGCGTATTTGAGTTGACTAAAGATCAACGCGCATGGTTAGTCAGTTTCAACGGCGCCAGCACTATTTCTGATCAGGCCGCGGTTGAGTATCTGGCAGCATATCAGTTCTTAGATGTGGCAGGGAATCAAGACCGGGCAAACTATAACGTGATTGTACGTCCCACTTATAATTGGGACAGCATTAACTCAACGTGGTTAGAAGCCGGTTATAGCGTTGTCGATTATAAAGACATTAACGCCAAAAACAGCTCGTGGAAGGTAACATTCTCACAAAATATTGTGATTGGCTCTCAAATGGCTGCCCGTCCGATGTTGCGTTTCTATACCACACTCGGTAAAGCAGACAATGAGTTTATTGGCTTCGATTCTAAAACAGGTAATATGCAGTCAAATCGTTTAGATACCCTGACATTTGGTGCGATGTTTGAAGCTTGGTGGTAA
- a CDS encoding putative glycoside hydrolase: MMKQITVKSLIISLTPMIIAGCNFEKNIDHIDVSKKSGSSGLAILSADASSDITPWIQSEKDGWKLSAVTASQTSLASIEAALNGNTVDVQVSGTGSSILMMQSASGVDLSQYKSGYVEFKIRPKSTPPSAITVSIDNEWPVRSSLVLSGKLTDDRNWQTLAVPIPCMKPFDGAKAVDMSQVKNPFHLDVKEAFNYEISDIFYRESTDQTPVVDPVTCGDIAASNQVNNAPDLVSGDTALFYSGDITQAQDLRSAYPLNSFDVDIKNVNNIVTLAFNGNGGAFLGNDKSNRDLSAHSTDVVTVDMKVTSYGDSGSIQTRIDGQVLDGGTFFSLDNSSLPADNKWYRCQIEVASMINTSSLSSVKKAFVVGGVWDQMNNLAFSFANVAVTKPRKDYKASEPCIAL, translated from the coding sequence ATGATGAAACAAATAACCGTAAAATCCCTGATTATATCGCTCACGCCGATGATTATTGCCGGGTGTAATTTTGAAAAAAATATCGATCATATCGATGTGAGCAAGAAAAGTGGCAGTAGTGGTTTAGCAATATTAAGCGCTGATGCCAGCAGTGATATCACACCTTGGATTCAGTCTGAAAAAGATGGCTGGAAATTGTCGGCTGTCACTGCAAGCCAAACCAGTCTGGCGAGTATCGAGGCTGCATTAAACGGTAATACTGTGGATGTTCAGGTGTCAGGGACCGGCAGTAGTATATTGATGATGCAGTCCGCTTCTGGCGTAGATTTGAGTCAATATAAATCTGGTTATGTCGAATTTAAAATTCGGCCGAAAAGTACCCCCCCATCTGCAATCACAGTCTCGATTGATAATGAGTGGCCGGTCAGAAGCAGCCTGGTGCTCTCCGGTAAGTTGACGGATGACCGCAACTGGCAAACGCTCGCGGTACCAATTCCGTGTATGAAACCTTTTGACGGGGCGAAAGCTGTTGATATGAGTCAGGTGAAAAATCCTTTTCATCTGGATGTGAAAGAAGCATTTAATTATGAGATTTCCGATATTTTCTATCGGGAATCAACCGATCAAACACCAGTTGTTGACCCGGTAACATGTGGTGATATTGCAGCGTCCAATCAAGTCAATAATGCCCCGGATTTAGTCTCAGGAGACACTGCATTATTTTATTCAGGCGATATAACGCAGGCACAGGATCTGAGGAGTGCTTATCCACTGAATAGCTTCGATGTTGATATTAAGAATGTGAATAATATCGTCACCTTAGCATTTAATGGGAATGGAGGGGCGTTCTTAGGTAATGATAAATCTAACCGTGATCTCTCTGCACATTCAACGGATGTCGTTACTGTCGATATGAAAGTGACAAGTTATGGGGATTCAGGAAGTATTCAAACCCGAATCGATGGTCAAGTCCTTGATGGTGGTACATTTTTCTCGCTAGATAACAGTTCGTTACCTGCGGACAATAAGTGGTATCGGTGCCAGATAGAAGTGGCTTCAATGATTAATACCTCAAGTCTGAGTTCTGTGAAAAAAGCATTCGTTGTTGGCGGCGTCTGGGATCAAATGAATAACCTTGCGTTTTCATTCGCTAATGTGGCCGTGACAAAACCGAGAAAAGATTACAAAGCAAGTGAACCGTGTATTGCTCTGTAG
- a CDS encoding family 16 glycosylhydrolase: MNWSVSDGWKNGGSEFDCTWAAKNVWQESGVLILHAKNEGSYKSCGEVRTTEYYRRGRYEVEMQAGAVPGTISSFFTYTGQSGTSSHYEVDIELMGGTNLLHTNVWIGGRQFPLDIDLGQYGMSVWSMGKYAFTIDANGVTWEVFSRYNNSWVTVRRVNQRVSSYMQLFMNNWISANPNFPPSRYDGRPAYAKYGYVRVNRYD; encoded by the coding sequence TTGAATTGGTCTGTATCAGACGGCTGGAAAAATGGCGGCAGTGAGTTTGACTGTACATGGGCTGCTAAAAACGTATGGCAAGAATCCGGTGTTTTAATCTTGCATGCGAAGAATGAAGGCAGTTACAAAAGTTGTGGAGAAGTAAGAACAACAGAGTATTACCGTCGTGGCCGCTATGAAGTTGAAATGCAGGCAGGCGCAGTACCCGGCACGATCAGTTCCTTTTTCACATACACCGGTCAGTCAGGGACATCCAGTCATTATGAAGTTGATATTGAGTTAATGGGTGGGACAAATTTACTCCATACCAATGTCTGGATCGGTGGTCGACAATTCCCGTTAGATATTGACTTAGGTCAGTATGGAATGTCGGTCTGGAGTATGGGTAAATACGCATTTACCATTGATGCGAATGGCGTAACATGGGAAGTATTTAGTCGCTATAACAATTCGTGGGTCACTGTGAGACGTGTGAATCAACGTGTTTCTAGTTATATGCAACTATTTATGAACAACTGGATTAGTGCCAACCCTAATTTTCCACCAAGCCGTTATGATGGCCGTCCAGCTTATGCTAAATACGGATATGTCAGAGTAAATCGTTATGATTGA
- a CDS encoding glycoside hydrolase family 9 protein has translation MNQKRLTIATIISCGVIGLSGCSVKSASSDNHPSVHSENLLTNGHFSQGTDGWWAAGATLKSSDQMGCITFDKKGANPWDVILGQSGLALKKGEVYQIQFQAKAYQPISVKTLVQHDGAPYTSYFLKDTALNPELQSFHYTFKPSANDDKVQLQFQMGTAKPTTVCVKDISLSGPKYAKKVNLSKVQVNQVGYFVDGPKRAVIVTKKTSPLAWKLLDANNHEVAQGKTTPFGLNKASGQPVQIIDFSAVRQPVSNAVLEVDGQRSHPFTIDNSIYRKMKYDALSFFYQQRSGIDILPEYVQRKDLARPAGHRPEIVTCFNQTDAKGNDWPGCDFSLDVTGGWYDAGDQGKYVVNGGISVWTLMNYYEREQLAHPKQTSAFADGQVKIPENHNKYNDLLDESRWMLSFMMAMQAPDHAKVWVPVGDQSKQLNHLKLTQIDAGGMVFHKVADDAWTGMPLPPHKDPRKRFLSYPTTAATLNLAATAAQCARVWKDSDPTFAKQCLVSAERAWKAANLHKNVFAYDNFVGSGPYDDTQLGDEFYWAAAELFTTTGKKEYRDVIKASPYYLTTPKGDDNATGDLYWQGMSAAGTLTLALVPNQLPKADKAKARANVIHTADMYLSAIAKEGYHIPYSATEYTWGSNSNFMNRSIFLGVAYDFTHDPKYADAVIDAMDYILGRNPLDQSYVSGYGSRPLMNPHHRFWAHSIDNQSPLVPPGVISGGPNSINFSDPVASAMKGKCTGQMCWKDDIGAWTMNEVTVNWNAPFFWTVSFLDDVRAANQ, from the coding sequence ATGAATCAAAAGCGGTTAACTATCGCGACTATTATTAGTTGCGGTGTTATTGGATTGAGTGGTTGTTCGGTGAAGTCCGCTTCATCTGATAATCATCCGAGTGTCCATTCAGAAAACTTACTCACCAATGGCCATTTTTCTCAGGGAACCGATGGATGGTGGGCCGCTGGCGCAACGCTGAAATCAAGCGATCAAATGGGATGTATTACCTTTGATAAAAAAGGAGCCAACCCATGGGATGTCATTTTAGGTCAATCCGGTCTTGCTCTGAAAAAAGGAGAAGTCTACCAAATTCAATTTCAGGCGAAAGCTTACCAACCCATCAGTGTGAAAACACTGGTTCAACATGATGGTGCCCCCTACACCAGCTATTTCCTCAAAGATACAGCACTGAATCCAGAACTGCAGTCATTCCACTATACCTTTAAACCCTCAGCCAATGACGATAAAGTGCAACTTCAGTTTCAAATGGGAACGGCAAAACCAACCACGGTTTGTGTCAAAGATATCTCTCTGTCCGGTCCAAAATATGCCAAAAAGGTAAATCTCTCGAAGGTTCAGGTCAATCAAGTCGGCTACTTCGTCGATGGGCCGAAGCGTGCTGTGATTGTCACAAAGAAAACATCGCCTTTAGCGTGGAAACTGTTAGACGCGAACAATCATGAAGTTGCTCAGGGAAAAACGACCCCGTTTGGTCTCAATAAAGCCTCCGGTCAACCGGTTCAAATCATCGATTTCAGCGCAGTTCGCCAACCGGTCAGCAACGCAGTGCTCGAAGTCGACGGTCAACGTAGCCATCCTTTTACAATCGATAACTCGATTTACCGGAAAATGAAGTACGATGCGTTGTCCTTCTTCTACCAACAGCGAAGCGGCATTGATATTTTACCTGAGTACGTCCAGCGTAAAGATCTGGCCCGCCCGGCCGGACACCGTCCTGAGATCGTCACTTGTTTCAACCAAACGGATGCCAAAGGCAACGATTGGCCGGGATGTGACTTTTCTTTAGATGTGACTGGCGGATGGTATGACGCAGGCGATCAAGGTAAGTACGTCGTCAACGGTGGTATTTCGGTCTGGACATTGATGAACTACTACGAGCGAGAACAACTTGCCCATCCCAAACAGACCAGTGCATTTGCTGACGGTCAAGTGAAAATTCCTGAGAATCATAACAAATACAATGATTTGTTAGATGAATCCCGTTGGATGCTGAGCTTTATGATGGCCATGCAAGCACCTGATCATGCAAAAGTCTGGGTTCCGGTCGGCGACCAGTCCAAACAACTGAATCATCTGAAACTGACCCAGATTGATGCCGGAGGCATGGTCTTCCACAAAGTTGCGGATGATGCATGGACAGGTATGCCACTCCCACCACACAAAGATCCGAGAAAACGTTTCTTAAGCTATCCGACCACGGCTGCAACACTGAACCTTGCAGCAACAGCGGCACAGTGTGCCCGCGTCTGGAAAGATTCAGATCCGACTTTTGCCAAACAGTGTCTTGTTTCAGCAGAAAGAGCCTGGAAAGCCGCGAACTTGCATAAAAATGTATTTGCTTATGACAACTTTGTAGGATCCGGCCCATATGATGACACACAATTAGGTGATGAATTCTACTGGGCAGCCGCTGAGTTGTTTACCACCACAGGTAAAAAAGAGTATCGGGATGTTATCAAAGCTTCACCTTACTATCTGACCACACCCAAAGGTGATGACAATGCAACCGGAGACCTTTATTGGCAAGGGATGAGCGCTGCGGGAACATTAACGCTGGCGCTGGTTCCCAATCAATTACCCAAAGCAGACAAAGCAAAAGCACGGGCGAATGTGATTCATACTGCCGATATGTACCTGAGCGCCATTGCGAAAGAAGGTTATCACATCCCTTACAGTGCCACAGAGTACACATGGGGATCGAACTCTAATTTCATGAACCGGAGTATCTTCTTAGGCGTCGCGTATGACTTTACGCATGATCCGAAATACGCTGACGCGGTTATTGATGCAATGGACTATATTTTAGGCCGCAATCCACTTGATCAGTCTTATGTATCCGGTTATGGCAGTCGTCCTCTGATGAATCCGCACCATCGTTTCTGGGCACATTCGATCGACAATCAGTCACCTCTCGTCCCACCGGGTGTGATTTCTGGTGGTCCGAACTCGATCAACTTCAGTGATCCGGTGGCATCTGCCATGAAAGGAAAATGTACCGGACAAATGTGTTGGAAAGATGATATCGGAGCATGGACCATGAACGAAGTCACGGTCAACTGGAACGCACCATTCTTCTGGACCGTCAGCTTCCTTGATGATGTGCGCGCTGCCAATCAATAA
- a CDS encoding LacI family DNA-binding transcriptional regulator, translated as MDKTNKNMAPTAYEVAKLANVSPSTVSRYFNRTSYVSNDKTAKIEEAIRALGYKPHIHVDRLEKTRSMTIGVLVQNPDSPYASSLLIDMEKVLADHGYSILISVNSWQATLISHSLDYLLKSNVDAIIIISGNVDKKLIQKCAEKIPVVAVGYNIEGENIQSIRLDNTLGGYLATLHLIQLGHVNIAHIKGLADHDDAISRFAGYKKALDEAGIGFKDKLVLEGDFSIKTGYEKMVELIESKAYFSAVFAANDLTAYGVIKALNDHGFKVPEDVSVIGFDDLPTSPYFTPSLTTLRQPLDELGAISARSILKLLSGETEVVRLPPISLISRESTKSRYQ; from the coding sequence ATGGATAAGACTAATAAGAACATGGCACCTACCGCTTATGAAGTGGCGAAGCTCGCGAATGTATCCCCCAGTACTGTTTCCCGGTACTTTAACCGAACATCTTATGTTTCCAACGATAAGACTGCCAAAATAGAAGAAGCGATTCGGGCTCTCGGGTATAAACCTCATATTCATGTCGATCGGCTCGAAAAGACGCGTTCGATGACGATTGGGGTGTTAGTGCAAAACCCTGATAGCCCGTATGCCAGTAGTCTACTCATTGATATGGAAAAGGTTTTAGCTGATCATGGTTATTCGATTCTGATCTCTGTGAATAGCTGGCAGGCGACACTGATTTCTCATTCTTTAGATTATCTGCTCAAGAGTAATGTCGATGCGATTATTATTATCTCCGGCAATGTCGATAAAAAATTGATTCAGAAGTGTGCAGAAAAAATTCCGGTCGTCGCGGTTGGATATAACATTGAGGGAGAAAACATTCAGTCGATCCGGCTGGATAATACGCTGGGCGGTTATTTAGCGACTTTACATTTAATCCAGCTCGGCCATGTGAATATAGCCCATATTAAAGGATTGGCAGACCATGATGATGCCATTTCACGGTTTGCAGGATACAAAAAGGCACTCGATGAGGCAGGGATTGGATTCAAAGATAAACTCGTATTAGAGGGTGATTTCAGCATTAAGACCGGTTATGAAAAGATGGTAGAACTGATTGAATCCAAAGCTTATTTTTCAGCGGTCTTTGCTGCGAACGACTTAACGGCTTATGGTGTGATTAAGGCATTGAATGATCACGGGTTTAAAGTTCCTGAAGATGTGTCGGTGATCGGTTTCGATGATCTTCCGACGTCGCCATACTTCACGCCTTCGCTGACGACTTTACGCCAGCCTTTAGATGAACTCGGTGCAATTAGTGCCCGCTCGATTTTGAAATTGTTAAGTGGGGAGACCGAAGTCGTCCGGCTGCCACCGATTAGCTTAATTAGCCGCGAATCGACCAAGTCTCGTTATCAGTAA